The Haloplanus natans DSM 17983 DNA segment ACACACGGGCGCGAGTTCGAGCGCGACTCGTCTGATCGAGGGGGTCGTCGTCGACAAGGAGCCCCTGTCCGACGCCATGCCCCGGTCGATCCCCGACGCGACCGTTGCGGTCGTGGACGTGAAACTCGACGTACGCAAGGGGGCGGTCGACACCGAGTACTCGATCACGAGCGTCGACCAGTTGGACGCCGCACTCGACGCCGAGGAGACGGAGCTCCGCGGTTACGCGTCGGCGCTCGCCGACGCCGGTGTCGACGTCCTCTTCTGTACGAAGAAGATCGACGACCGCGTCGCCAGCCACCTCACCCGCGCCGGCATCCTCGCGTTCGGCAACGTGTCGGGGAGCGACGCCACCGCCATCGCCCGCGCGGTCGGCGCGCGCCGACTCGGCACGGTGGTGGATATCGACCCCGACGACCTCGGCCACGCCGACGCGGTCGACATCGAGCGCTTCGGCGGCGACGACCTCGTCGTCGTCGAGGGTGGTGTGGCCGCGGCGGCCGTGACCCTCCTTCTCCGGGGCGGCACCGAACACGTCGTCGACGAACTCGAACGCGCGGTGACGGACGCCGTCGACGGCGTCGTCGCCGCGGTCGAATCCGGCGGGGTGGTCCCCGGCGCCGGCGCGACCGAAATCGCGGTCGCGAGCCGCGTCCGCGAGGCAGCCTCGCGGATCGCCGGCCGCAAACAGCTCGCGGTCGAGGCCTTCGCCGACGCGGTGGAGGCCATCCCGCGCACGCTCGCCGAGAACACCGGCATGGACCCCATCGACGCGCTGGTCGATCTGCGCACCCACCACGAACGCGAGGGGCGCGCGGGCATCATCGCCAGCGGGCGTAGCGGGGTCGTCGGCGACCCGGTCGAGCACGGTATCCTCGACCCCGCGGCGGTGAAACGCGAGGCGATCGGGTCCGCCGCCGAAGCCGCGACGATGATCCTCCGCATCGACGATGTGATCGCGGCGCGCTGATCGGGAGTTTCGGAAGTCGTCGTCGATTCTCGCCGGGACGATCCGACGGGAATCCACGGACAGGTACGGCGGCCCCTCCGTGAATCATTCAGTGCCGTCGATTTCCACCGCGTTGCCGGGCGAGAGACCGAACCACTCGTCGCCGCGGCCGTCGTTCACGTCGCACTCGACGTAGCCGTGGCTGCCGACGA contains these protein-coding regions:
- the thsA gene encoding thermosome subunit alpha translates to MQQPLYILTEDTQRTQGRSAQESNIRAGKAVANAVRTTLGPRGMDKMLVDASGTVVVTNDGATILGEMDIEHPAAKMIVEAAETQEEAVGDGTTTAAVLAGELLVRAEDLLDADLHPTVVVEGYDEAAGIALAAIDEVTLQEALDDDLLVRVAESSMTGKGTGDVSAETLADRVVAAVRHVTDGDIDRESIHVTTHTGASSSATRLIEGVVVDKEPLSDAMPRSIPDATVAVVDVKLDVRKGAVDTEYSITSVDQLDAALDAEETELRGYASALADAGVDVLFCTKKIDDRVASHLTRAGILAFGNVSGSDATAIARAVGARRLGTVVDIDPDDLGHADAVDIERFGGDDLVVVEGGVAAAAVTLLLRGGTEHVVDELERAVTDAVDGVVAAVESGGVVPGAGATEIAVASRVREAASRIAGRKQLAVEAFADAVEAIPRTLAENTGMDPIDALVDLRTHHEREGRAGIIASGRSGVVGDPVEHGILDPAAVKREAIGSAAEAATMILRIDDVIAAR